The Nitrospira sp. KM1 genome includes a window with the following:
- a CDS encoding MCP four helix bundle domain-containing protein: protein MNLRARFLWMHVLVSLLIIGCGLVGSRVLNRVDQNLRVMYAEYTLAVTDLSYINGELVRYRTSVIRAVQTDTQGEFRRIVDSLAQKRSRIDTALERFIRVSNRASSEQNIDNRELEEVKAVQAKLEEYMASSERTIQIMEKVWQSGSEGRAVEWRDEAERNMAIESGMKFVSVTNELERLIEVVAEIAGRVRRDADNSLRVTITLFIGVSFVLAVGIWCLPRH, encoded by the coding sequence ATGAACCTGCGCGCGCGATTTCTATGGATGCATGTGCTCGTCAGTCTTCTCATCATCGGTTGCGGCCTCGTGGGCTCCCGCGTCTTAAACCGTGTGGATCAGAATCTTCGTGTCATGTATGCCGAATATACGCTGGCGGTTACGGATCTGAGCTACATCAACGGAGAGCTCGTTCGATATCGAACGTCCGTCATCCGTGCCGTGCAAACCGATACGCAAGGAGAGTTTAGACGGATTGTGGACTCTCTCGCTCAAAAGCGATCGCGCATCGATACGGCGCTGGAGCGATTCATCAGAGTCAGCAATCGAGCGTCATCCGAGCAGAACATCGATAACAGGGAGCTTGAGGAGGTTAAGGCGGTTCAAGCGAAGCTGGAGGAGTATATGGCCTCCTCGGAGCGCACGATTCAGATCATGGAAAAAGTCTGGCAATCGGGATCGGAGGGTCGGGCGGTTGAATGGCGGGATGAGGCGGAACGCAACATGGCCATAGAATCCGGGATGAAATTCGTGAGCGTAACGAACGAATTGGAACGGTTGATCGAAGTCGTCGCGGAGATTGCCGGCAGAGTACGAAGGGATGCGGATAATTCGTTGAGGGTCACTATCACGCTGTTTATTGGAGTCAGTTTCGTCCTCGCGGTCGGTATATGGTGTCTGCCACGTCATTGA
- a CDS encoding FecR family protein, with amino-acid sequence MSKSDNNVNSPQSTAQDSRIVDEAIDWFGRLRADDVTIEERQAFERWCQQDPMHERAFRKVNAAWDHPIFKTAARRSAESTDHLNHVPATSWLPSYWHAIGAAAILVLFILAAEQWDLFTRLQADYYTSVGERRTIELPDHSTLTMNTRTAVAIRYEDHTRKVHLLQGQAFFRVAPDTQRPFIVEHNGITTRAVGTEFDVQTQSSGVQVTVVEGLVQVSEARGSWPHIALEAGKQVRVQADRSEEPHSIEVHIATGWLRNRLTVTSALLGDVIDEVRRYYPGTIIIANPQLRLIHVTGTYHLNEPAALLATLSKTLPFHMVAVTDRLTILY; translated from the coding sequence ATGTCGAAATCCGACAACAACGTGAATTCCCCTCAGTCCACAGCTCAAGACAGCAGAATTGTCGATGAGGCCATTGATTGGTTTGGACGGCTGCGTGCAGACGATGTCACGATTGAAGAAAGACAGGCGTTTGAGCGTTGGTGTCAGCAAGACCCCATGCACGAACGTGCATTTCGCAAGGTCAATGCGGCCTGGGATCACCCGATCTTCAAAACAGCCGCACGCCGATCGGCCGAATCAACAGACCATCTCAATCACGTTCCTGCAACCAGCTGGCTGCCATCTTATTGGCATGCGATCGGAGCGGCTGCGATACTCGTCTTATTCATTTTGGCCGCGGAACAGTGGGACCTGTTCACGCGCCTGCAAGCAGACTATTACACGTCGGTGGGAGAACGGCGCACCATCGAGTTGCCAGATCACTCAACCCTCACCATGAATACGCGGACCGCTGTGGCCATCAGGTACGAAGACCACACCAGGAAAGTGCATCTCCTGCAAGGCCAAGCGTTCTTTCGAGTTGCTCCCGATACGCAACGTCCTTTCATCGTAGAACATAACGGCATTACGACCCGCGCTGTCGGGACTGAGTTCGACGTGCAAACCCAATCTTCAGGAGTCCAAGTGACAGTGGTCGAGGGACTAGTGCAAGTCTCTGAGGCTCGCGGTTCGTGGCCACACATTGCCCTTGAGGCGGGAAAGCAAGTACGTGTTCAGGCTGACCGCTCAGAAGAACCGCATTCGATCGAGGTCCATATAGCCACCGGATGGTTACGGAATAGATTAACGGTCACATCGGCGCTGTTAGGCGATGTGATTGACGAGGTCCGTCGTTATTACCCAGGAACGATTATTATCGCGAATCCACAATTGAGACTGATTCATGTCACTGGGACCTATCATCTCAATGAACCGGCAGCCCTTCTCGCGACTCTTTCCAAAACCCTTCCATTTCACATGGTCGCGGTGACCGATCGCCTGACCATTCTCTATTGA
- a CDS encoding 4Fe-4S dicluster domain-containing protein — MTTGTIAAVALADKVLALTALQPVIEVGNPLGDYPDRSWERVYHDQYRYDSSFTWVCSPNDTHACRIRAFVRNGVVMRVEQNYDHQTYEDLYGNRGTFAHNPRMCLKGFTFHRRVYGPYRLKGPLMRKGWKEWMDAGSPELTPDVKRKYKFDSRFLDDMMRVSWDTAFTYAAKAMIIVATRYSGEAGARRLREQGYAPEMIEMMKGAGTRCFKHRAGMPVLGIIGKMGNTRMNGGVNALLDTWIRKVTSDQAQGGRYWSNYTWHGDQNPSNPWWCGAQASDIDLSDMRFSKLNTSWGKNFVENKMPEAHWKLESIERGGRIVVITPEYNPTAYRADYWMPLRPQSDGAIFLGALKIIVDENLHDVDFLKGYSDAPVLVRTDTLQHLDPRDVIRDYKFPDFSKSYSGRIQSLKQEQIERLGGMMVWDLNKNQPVPLHREQVGWHYTHSGIDAALTGTHRVKLLNGREIDVMPIWQLYTVHFQDYDLDTVHQICRTPKDLLVRWARDSGTIKPAAIHNGEGTNHYFHMTVNSRGAAMVLIATGNVGKFGTGQHTWAGNYKAGTWAATPWSGAGLAVHTGEDPFNISLDPNAHGKEIKTKSYYYGEEVGYWNHGDTALIVNTPKYGRKVFTGKTHMPTPSKFRWVTNVNVLNNAKHHYDMVRNVDPSIETLITQDIEMTSDVNHNDIAFACNSWMEFTYPEMTVTVSNPWVQVWKGGIRPLYDTRNDLDTFAGVAAKLAEMTGDKRMRDYFKFVYDNRVDVYVQRLLDASSTFYGYSADVLLKSEKGWMVMTRTYPRHPFWEETNESKPMWTRTGRYETYRTEPEAIEYGENFISHREGPEATPYLPNAIMTSNPYIRPDDYGIPITAQHHDDKTVRNIKLPWQEIKRHSNPLWEKGYQFYCVTPKTRHRVHSQWSVNDWVQIYESNFGDPYRMDKRTPGVGEHQIHINPQAAKDRGINDGDYVYVDGNPVDRPYRGWKPSDPFYKVARLMIRAKYNPAYPYHVTMAKHAPYVSTAKSVKGHETRPDGRAIAVDTGYQSNFRYGAQQSFTRSWLMPMHQTDSLPGKHAIAWKFKWQLGRKMLYPYEERHPKWQFAFVFNINRCLACQTCSMADKSTWLFSKGQEYMWWNNVETKPYGGYPQFYDVKITQLIEQVNPGGQVWNVRVGRKHHAPYGVFEGMTIFDAGAKVGQAAIGYIPTDQEWRFVNIYEDTATSMRSLVEGIDKSGFSRDEPWRLTGSSLPEHETFFFYLQRICNHCTYPGCLAACPRKAIYKRPEDGIVLIDQNRCRGYKKCVEQCPFKKPMYRGTTRVSEKCIACYPRIEGKDPLTGGEPMETRCMAACVGKIRMQSLVRIGEDGLWAEDRWHPLYYTIRVEQVALPLYPQWGTEPNGFYIPPRHSPRGYARQMFGPGVDNAIEKYLVPSRELLAVLQLWRASQQIIFRYDVIPGPKVFETQIHGKRFEMYNDTVLGFNKSGKEVARIQVEEPIYIRPAERVNWL, encoded by the coding sequence GTGACGACTGGGACGATCGCGGCAGTCGCGCTTGCAGACAAGGTGTTGGCGCTGACGGCGCTGCAACCGGTCATCGAGGTAGGCAATCCACTCGGTGATTATCCGGATCGCTCATGGGAGCGGGTGTATCACGATCAATATCGCTATGATTCTTCATTTACCTGGGTTTGCTCACCGAATGACACCCACGCCTGCCGCATCCGTGCCTTCGTCCGGAACGGCGTCGTCATGCGGGTGGAGCAGAACTACGATCACCAAACGTATGAAGACCTGTACGGCAATCGCGGAACGTTCGCCCATAACCCGCGGATGTGTCTGAAGGGCTTCACCTTCCATCGCCGCGTCTACGGCCCGTATCGCTTGAAGGGGCCATTGATGCGGAAAGGGTGGAAGGAATGGATGGATGCCGGCTCACCTGAGCTGACGCCGGATGTGAAGCGCAAATACAAATTCGACAGCCGCTTTCTCGACGACATGATGCGCGTATCCTGGGATACGGCATTCACCTACGCCGCAAAGGCCATGATCATCGTGGCGACGCGATATAGCGGTGAGGCGGGCGCGCGGCGGTTGCGCGAACAGGGCTATGCGCCGGAAATGATCGAGATGATGAAGGGCGCCGGTACGCGCTGCTTCAAACACCGGGCCGGGATGCCCGTGTTGGGAATCATCGGGAAAATGGGCAATACGAGAATGAACGGTGGTGTCAATGCATTGTTGGATACATGGATTCGGAAGGTCACCTCGGATCAAGCCCAGGGTGGCCGGTATTGGTCGAACTATACCTGGCATGGCGACCAGAACCCATCAAATCCTTGGTGGTGTGGCGCACAGGCGTCTGACATCGATCTTTCCGATATGCGGTTCTCCAAGCTCAACACGAGCTGGGGAAAGAACTTCGTCGAGAACAAGATGCCCGAAGCGCATTGGAAACTCGAGTCGATCGAGCGGGGTGGCCGTATCGTCGTGATCACCCCGGAGTACAACCCCACCGCGTATCGTGCCGATTATTGGATGCCACTCCGGCCGCAGTCGGACGGCGCGATTTTCCTGGGTGCGCTCAAGATCATCGTCGATGAAAATCTTCATGATGTCGATTTCTTGAAAGGCTATTCCGATGCACCGGTCCTCGTGCGTACGGATACCCTCCAGCACTTGGACCCTCGTGATGTGATTCGCGATTACAAATTCCCAGATTTTTCCAAGAGCTATTCAGGCCGCATTCAGTCGTTGAAACAGGAGCAGATCGAACGGTTGGGCGGCATGATGGTCTGGGATCTCAACAAAAACCAGCCCGTGCCGCTTCATCGCGAACAGGTTGGATGGCATTACACTCACAGCGGCATTGACGCCGCGCTCACCGGCACGCATCGAGTCAAGCTATTGAACGGCCGCGAGATCGACGTGATGCCGATTTGGCAGCTGTACACGGTGCATTTTCAGGATTATGACCTGGATACGGTCCACCAGATTTGCCGGACACCGAAAGATCTCTTGGTCCGCTGGGCAAGGGATTCCGGCACGATCAAGCCCGCCGCGATTCATAACGGTGAAGGGACGAACCACTACTTCCACATGACCGTCAATTCCCGGGGAGCCGCAATGGTGCTGATCGCCACAGGCAACGTTGGGAAATTCGGAACCGGTCAGCATACCTGGGCCGGCAATTATAAAGCCGGAACATGGGCGGCAACGCCTTGGTCGGGCGCCGGGCTCGCCGTACACACGGGTGAGGACCCGTTCAACATCTCGCTGGATCCGAATGCACACGGCAAAGAAATCAAGACCAAGTCCTACTATTATGGCGAGGAAGTCGGCTACTGGAACCACGGCGACACCGCGCTGATCGTGAACACCCCCAAGTACGGACGCAAGGTCTTCACCGGCAAAACGCATATGCCGACTCCGAGTAAGTTCCGTTGGGTCACCAACGTGAACGTGCTCAACAATGCGAAACATCACTACGACATGGTGCGCAACGTAGATCCGAGCATCGAGACCCTGATCACGCAGGACATCGAGATGACCTCGGACGTCAACCACAACGATATCGCCTTTGCGTGCAATTCCTGGATGGAGTTCACCTATCCGGAAATGACGGTGACGGTCTCCAATCCTTGGGTGCAGGTGTGGAAGGGCGGCATCCGGCCGTTGTACGACACGCGCAACGACCTCGATACGTTCGCCGGTGTCGCCGCCAAGTTGGCGGAGATGACCGGTGACAAACGGATGCGGGATTACTTCAAGTTCGTCTATGACAATCGGGTGGACGTCTATGTGCAGCGTCTTTTAGATGCTTCATCCACGTTCTACGGTTACAGCGCGGACGTGCTCTTGAAGTCGGAGAAGGGCTGGATGGTCATGACCCGCACCTACCCGCGTCACCCGTTCTGGGAGGAGACGAACGAATCCAAACCCATGTGGACACGAACCGGCCGGTATGAGACCTACCGGACGGAGCCGGAAGCGATCGAGTACGGCGAGAATTTCATCTCGCACCGGGAAGGCCCGGAGGCGACGCCGTATCTGCCGAACGCGATCATGACGAGCAACCCGTACATCCGGCCGGACGACTATGGGATTCCGATCACGGCGCAGCACCACGACGATAAGACGGTGCGCAACATCAAGCTGCCGTGGCAGGAAATCAAGCGGCACTCCAACCCGTTGTGGGAGAAGGGGTACCAGTTCTACTGCGTGACGCCCAAGACCCGGCACCGGGTGCACAGCCAGTGGTCGGTGAACGATTGGGTGCAGATTTACGAGTCGAACTTCGGCGATCCGTACCGCATGGACAAACGGACGCCGGGCGTCGGCGAGCACCAGATCCACATCAACCCGCAGGCGGCGAAAGACCGCGGCATCAACGACGGCGACTATGTCTATGTGGACGGCAACCCGGTGGACCGGCCCTATCGGGGCTGGAAGCCCTCGGATCCGTTCTACAAGGTCGCGCGCTTGATGATTCGCGCGAAGTACAACCCGGCCTATCCGTATCACGTGACGATGGCGAAACACGCTCCGTACGTGTCGACGGCGAAGTCGGTGAAGGGCCACGAGACGCGGCCGGACGGCCGGGCGATCGCGGTGGACACCGGCTATCAATCCAACTTCCGGTATGGGGCCCAACAGTCCTTTACCCGGTCGTGGCTGATGCCGATGCACCAGACCGACTCACTCCCGGGCAAGCACGCGATTGCCTGGAAGTTCAAGTGGCAACTGGGACGGAAGATGCTGTACCCGTACGAGGAGCGGCATCCGAAGTGGCAGTTTGCCTTTGTGTTCAACATCAATCGGTGTTTGGCCTGTCAGACCTGTTCGATGGCGGACAAGTCGACGTGGCTGTTTTCGAAGGGGCAGGAGTACATGTGGTGGAACAACGTGGAGACGAAGCCCTACGGGGGGTATCCGCAGTTCTACGACGTGAAGATCACGCAGTTGATCGAGCAGGTGAACCCGGGGGGGCAGGTGTGGAACGTGCGGGTGGGCCGCAAGCACCATGCGCCCTATGGGGTGTTCGAAGGGATGACGATCTTCGACGCGGGGGCCAAGGTGGGCCAGGCGGCGATCGGCTACATCCCGACGGACCAGGAATGGCGCTTCGTGAACATCTACGAGGACACCGCCACCTCGATGCGCTCCTTGGTGGAAGGCATCGATAAGTCGGGGTTCTCGCGCGATGAACCGTGGCGGCTCACGGGCAGCAGCCTGCCGGAGCATGAGACGTTCTTCTTCTACCTGCAGCGGATCTGCAACCACTGCACATACCCGGGGTGTCTGGCGGCCTGTCCGCGCAAGGCGATCTACAAGCGGCCGGAAGACGGCATTGTGTTGATCGACCAGAACCGCTGCCGGGGGTACAAGAAGTGCGTGGAGCAGTGTCCGTTTAAGAAGCCGATGTACCGGGGGACGACCCGGGTGTCGGAGAAGTGCATTGCGTGCTATCCGCGGATCGAGGGCAAGGATCCGCTGACGGGCGGGGAGCCGATGGAGACGCGCTGTATGGCGGCGTGCGTGGGCAAGATCCGCATGCAGAGCCTGGTGCGCATCGGCGAAGACGGCCTGTGGGCGGAGGACCGGTGGCATCCCCTGTACTACACCATTCGGGTGGAGCAGGTGGCGCTGCCCTTGTATCCGCAGTGGGGCACCGAGCCCAACGGCTTCTACATTCCGCCGCGGCATTCCCCCCGGGGCTATGCGCGGCAGATGTTCGGCCCGGGCGTCGACAATGCCATTGAGAAGTACCTGGTGCCGAGCCGGGAGCTGTTGGCCGTCCTCCAACTCTGGCGGGCCAGCCAGCAGATCATCTTCCGCTACGACGTCATTCCGGGCCCGAAGGTGTTTGAAACCCAGATCCACGGGAAGCGCTTTGAGATGTACAACGATACCGTGCTGGGCTTCAACAAGTCGGGCAAGGAAGTGGCCCGCATCCAGGTCGAAGAGCCCATCTACATTCGCCCCGCCGAACGGGTGAACTGGCTGTAA
- a CDS encoding sigma-54 dependent transcriptional regulator, with product MTHHDVLDIAASKKRAKVPFTILVVEDNPTDIELMLHALEEADLQPLGGEFEMEVRANAEGALHLLQERSVDLVLTDMMLPGMNGLDLVSRLQQIDPNLPVLVVSRMNTVSQAVEAMRRGAFDYVLKPVNAEDLGIRLHRAIRISEILRRQEIYEEHGRRNTVVKSFVGISRSFNQVQRSIEIAGQSQSTVLITGETGTGKGLIARAIHQQSLQQEKPFQVIDCTTVPEGIMESELFGHTRGAFTGAIADKPGLIELAKDGTVFFDEIGELPLILQSKLLRVLEDNEVRPVGGTRVRRIDTRFIAATNRNLEERVREGSFRKDLYYRLAVISIAVPPLRERPEDIPIIARKLLSTLRAKLGRMNCYFDESAVEALSGYSWPGNGRELRNVVERAVIYATGDVITGKSIRTLLPAHPVMIDGTALVSLPYMKAKELAIDEFTKSYLQAKLSQHGGVITKAAESSGIPRQHFSTLMKRFLGHEGDEAD from the coding sequence ATGACACATCACGACGTCCTCGACATTGCAGCCTCGAAGAAACGCGCGAAGGTTCCCTTTACGATCCTGGTCGTCGAGGACAATCCCACGGACATCGAATTGATGCTGCATGCGTTGGAAGAGGCCGACCTGCAGCCACTGGGCGGCGAATTTGAAATGGAAGTCCGCGCGAACGCCGAAGGGGCGTTACACCTGCTTCAGGAGCGGTCCGTCGATCTTGTGCTGACGGATATGATGCTGCCGGGCATGAACGGTTTGGATCTGGTGAGTCGACTTCAACAGATCGATCCCAACCTTCCGGTATTGGTCGTTTCGAGAATGAACACCGTCTCGCAGGCCGTCGAAGCGATGCGTCGAGGGGCGTTCGACTATGTGCTGAAGCCGGTGAATGCCGAAGATCTTGGCATAAGGCTCCATCGGGCAATTCGGATTTCGGAGATCCTCCGCCGACAAGAAATCTATGAAGAACATGGTCGCCGGAACACGGTCGTCAAGAGTTTCGTAGGAATCAGCCGATCATTCAATCAGGTCCAGCGGAGTATCGAGATCGCCGGACAAAGCCAATCCACGGTTTTGATCACAGGTGAAACGGGAACAGGGAAAGGACTGATTGCCAGGGCTATCCACCAGCAGAGTCTCCAACAGGAGAAGCCGTTTCAGGTCATCGATTGTACGACCGTTCCAGAAGGCATCATGGAGAGTGAACTCTTCGGCCATACCCGTGGCGCCTTCACCGGAGCCATTGCTGACAAACCGGGGCTGATCGAATTGGCGAAGGACGGCACCGTATTTTTCGATGAGATCGGTGAATTGCCCCTGATTCTCCAATCCAAGCTGTTACGCGTGCTAGAGGACAATGAAGTCCGTCCGGTCGGAGGAACCCGGGTTCGCCGAATCGACACGCGTTTTATCGCGGCGACGAACCGCAATCTCGAGGAGCGGGTGCGGGAAGGGTCATTTCGGAAGGATCTGTACTACCGGCTGGCCGTGATTTCCATTGCCGTCCCACCGTTGAGAGAGCGGCCGGAAGACATTCCAATCATCGCCCGCAAGCTCCTGAGCACGCTGAGAGCCAAGTTGGGAAGGATGAATTGTTATTTTGACGAGTCTGCCGTGGAGGCTCTGTCGGGATACTCCTGGCCGGGGAACGGCCGCGAACTTCGGAACGTGGTGGAGCGGGCGGTTATCTATGCGACCGGAGACGTGATCACGGGGAAGAGCATTCGAACGCTGTTGCCGGCGCATCCAGTCATGATCGACGGGACTGCGCTCGTCTCTCTTCCGTACATGAAGGCCAAAGAACTCGCGATCGATGAATTTACCAAGTCGTATCTTCAGGCAAAACTCTCCCAACACGGGGGTGTCATTACCAAGGCAGCGGAGAGTAGCGGCATTCCGCGCCAGCATTTCTCCACTCTCATGAAACGGTTCCTGGGCCACGAGGGTGATGAAGCAGATTAA
- a CDS encoding MFS transporter, giving the protein MAALKVPSRESLRALDTLNIFLADVRDGVGPYLAIYLLTVQQWDPASIGVAMSAMGIASVAAQTPCGILIDTLNQKRLLTVLASLFVGIGCTALTFHSSFEFVLGVQLFNGIAAAIFPPAVAAITLGLVGPNLFPVRMGRNEALNHAGNVLSALLAGIAGHVLGVQWIFFLVSAMAVGSMVSVLFIRERDIDHGRARAAASNGNASERISGLSILFRNRTLLIFALSTALFHFANAAMLPLAGQLLSRDNPEVASLSMSACIIAAQIIMIPVAAAAGRLAGTWGRRPVFLIGFAVLPIRGLLYTLSDAPLYIVAVQLLDGIGAGIFGVLWVTVVADLMKGTGRYNFALGAIATAQSIGAALSNLAAGYVVGLWGYGAGFLMLATAAVVALLLFVWKMPETGGYQSPAQ; this is encoded by the coding sequence GTGGCAGCTCTAAAAGTCCCGAGCAGAGAAAGTCTCCGTGCTCTCGATACCCTCAACATATTCTTGGCAGATGTTCGCGACGGGGTTGGTCCCTATCTCGCCATCTATCTTCTGACAGTCCAACAATGGGACCCAGCGAGCATTGGGGTAGCCATGTCCGCCATGGGCATTGCCAGCGTTGCCGCTCAAACCCCATGCGGCATCCTAATCGATACCCTCAACCAGAAACGATTGCTCACCGTCCTCGCGTCCCTGTTTGTCGGTATCGGCTGCACGGCCCTCACATTCCATTCCTCATTTGAATTCGTACTCGGCGTCCAGTTGTTCAATGGGATTGCTGCAGCGATTTTTCCGCCGGCTGTGGCGGCTATTACCCTCGGCTTAGTAGGTCCGAACCTCTTTCCGGTTCGAATGGGGCGTAATGAAGCCTTGAATCATGCTGGGAATGTCCTGTCTGCTCTGCTGGCAGGGATCGCTGGCCATGTCCTCGGCGTGCAATGGATCTTTTTTCTCGTCAGCGCAATGGCCGTGGGGAGTATGGTGTCCGTCCTGTTTATCCGGGAGCGTGATATTGATCACGGTCGTGCACGTGCTGCCGCTTCGAACGGGAATGCATCGGAACGCATCTCTGGCCTCAGCATCTTGTTCCGCAATCGAACCCTTCTCATTTTCGCTCTCAGCACCGCGCTCTTTCATTTTGCCAATGCCGCCATGCTTCCGCTCGCAGGCCAACTTCTCTCTCGTGATAATCCCGAGGTCGCTTCGCTGTCGATGTCCGCGTGCATCATTGCCGCCCAGATCATCATGATTCCTGTGGCTGCGGCGGCAGGCCGCTTAGCCGGGACGTGGGGACGCAGACCGGTGTTCTTAATCGGATTCGCTGTGCTTCCTATACGCGGGCTTTTGTATACGCTGAGTGATGCCCCCCTGTATATCGTCGCGGTTCAGCTATTGGACGGCATCGGGGCAGGCATCTTTGGGGTTTTGTGGGTGACCGTGGTCGCCGATCTCATGAAGGGAACTGGACGGTATAATTTCGCCCTGGGGGCGATCGCCACAGCCCAGAGTATCGGAGCCGCACTCAGTAATCTGGCTGCGGGGTATGTAGTCGGCCTCTGGGGATACGGCGCGGGGTTCCTCATGCTCGCAACTGCCGCGGTGGTCGCGCTGCTCCTGTTTGTTTGGAAAATGCCGGAGACGGGTGGTTATCAATCCCCGGCACAATGA
- a CDS encoding RNA polymerase sigma factor, with product MNLTYSDIERLFDEQRHVLTLHVTRLVRSKELATDLVQEAFTRILGIAGKENVIYPRSLLYRTAINLAIDHLRSRKTPTCSLSEPVTEDAALNVASLIPTPDRELSAKQQLQQVQAVIDQLPPRCRHAFLLHRVEGYSYVQIARELGISKSAVEKLITRALKQCWNSLDLLDFP from the coding sequence ATGAATCTCACCTATTCCGACATTGAGCGGCTCTTTGACGAGCAACGCCACGTGTTGACGTTGCACGTGACACGTCTGGTTCGTTCCAAAGAGTTGGCGACTGATCTCGTCCAAGAAGCCTTTACCCGCATACTCGGTATTGCCGGGAAAGAGAACGTCATCTATCCTCGATCGCTTCTGTATCGAACGGCGATTAATCTCGCTATTGATCACCTCAGAAGTCGTAAGACGCCTACGTGTTCCCTCTCGGAGCCTGTGACTGAGGACGCCGCGCTGAACGTCGCTTCTCTCATCCCCACGCCTGATCGTGAGCTGTCGGCCAAACAACAATTGCAACAAGTTCAGGCAGTGATAGATCAACTCCCTCCACGATGCCGGCACGCATTTCTCCTGCACCGAGTGGAGGGGTATAGCTACGTGCAAATTGCAAGAGAGCTTGGAATATCGAAAAGTGCGGTCGAGAAGTTGATTACTCGCGCATTGAAGCAGTGTTGGAATTCACTCGATCTCCTCGACTTTCCATAA